A window of Daucus carota subsp. sativus chromosome 2, DH1 v3.0, whole genome shotgun sequence genomic DNA:
GCCACTCTCTCCTTCACCTAATTAATTAGTAATATCTCTCCTTAATCGGAAATCTCTCTCCTTTTCTCTCCATCACAAtcatctatctctctctctccctcactctctctctctctctcccgcaCACACATTTGTGCGATTATTTATCTCTAATGTATTTTCCGTTCACAAATCACAATGTTGTGCTGATTGTAATTTACCTGAGGTTATGTCGAAATCGATGTTAAACAATGTGTACTCGTTTGAATCAAGTGTGTGTACAGGCGATCTACGTGTGTCGATTGTGTTTCAGGTTGTTGTGATTACTTGTGAAGCGCAATGGCGTACAGACAAGGAGtgaaatcgaagaaattgaacTCGAGAGCTGCGAATTAGCCTTCTTCTTCGACGACATCGTCCTCGAATCAGTTTCCGGAGACTTCTGTGGAAGGATTGAGCTCTCCTGCTTTTTTGACTTCGAGAAGTAAGCCCCACTTCTATTACTCTGAGACAATGCCCGTAGAAATGCAGAGATCTAAGGAAAATGTGACTGTAACTGTTCGATTTCGGCCTCTCAGGTACTTTAATTTAGTTTATTGTAACTGTTGTTGCCcgtgatattattttatataataattttagtgtaattcAGCCAGAGAGAAATTAAGCTAGGGGAGGAGATTGCCTGATATGCGGACGGTGAAACTATTGTGCGAAGCGGGAATAATTCATGGATTGCATATGGCATATGCATACGGTATGAGATTATCATTTATGTAACTCATTTTAATTTAGCATTgtggttttatattttaatctttcatgTGTTTGCCACAATTGTGTACTCAGCTGTCTTTCTGTTATCTGGCAACCGGACCTGAATCAATTATTTATATCTAGAATATGAGTCATCATTACGTTAATGGAAGACATATTTCTTGACCTTTTATTCCTTTTTCTTGGTGTTAGACAAGTAGTACAGTCCCTACCATCTTAAGTTCAGTTTTAGTCTGACTAGAATTGTCATCTTAAGTCTTAAGTCTTAATAAAACTGTTGTTTTCTTTGTCAAATTAGCCCTTGATCTTGGCCAGCATGTGTGTGTCTAAGCCCACCTTCACTTgcaaaataatctaaaataatttgtagataaaagaaaatccaattaaattttttctacaAGTTCATGTATCATATGTATAAACATTACTTATAATCTCCGGCTACTTTGGAAGATAGATCTGTTCTGGAACTTTATAAATGTTGGATTTAGCCTTGCACAATTTAATTATTGTCATTTCCAAAATGAATATTGTAGCTAAGCTAAATGTTTAATTCCTCAACTGTACTTGTTGGTATGTTTCGTGTTACCTTCTTGCTTGCTGCCAATGCTTTCTTTTTTTGTCAAACACTAAACCGAAATTCCATTGCTATAATGGAATAAGAACAacaaatttatgtttttatgtttACAAATGCCTCAGACAAGGTATTTGGTCCAACTACTACAACATGCCAAGTGTATGATGTTGCAGCTCAACATGTCATTTACGGTGCAATGGAAGGTCTTAATGgtaattgtcaaaaaaaatatttactaatTGTGTGTATTTTCTTTAATCTGGAAATGTTCTTTCGATCTTTCTGGGATCTTGAAGTACACTTGCagaaaaataactatatatgttTGATAGAGAAATATAAGGATGAAAATTTTTTGTTGGTGCAaaacaaaaatttcagattCATTTGGCTGAGGCAGAACTTAACTTgcagaaaaataatatacttaTAGATAAAAAAACCAACCTGCACACTGTGAGAGCTCTTATCAGTATATTTATAGAGCATATTATATGGAGACTCTCAAGTCACTGTTGTGATCATATAATTTAGCAATTCTATTATGCTAGAAACATTTGTGACAGGATCTTACATACTGCTGAAATTGTTATATCACTTGGCAAATAGCAACACATGGAACCTTGATACTCCGCAACCATCATAGATTGCTCTTTGCACTAAAAGTTGAGCTGACTTCAATGCTATTTCTGAAATGACAACTGCATACATTAACTAACTTAACTTATACATTTAATAAAATCGTGTCAAGACAATCTCTTTGATttgaatatatttgattattgattatttttacatcatttttttttacaaaacctGTATAgatcatcaaattatacttaTCTGCCCCATATGCCATATCCATTATTCTTGAGAACTAAAGTTATAAGTTAGTAGTAGCCCCATTTGTACACGAGCTTGAGTTGTCTAAAATTCAACACTGTGTGTATCTGTGTGGTAGGGCCCCATCTTATGAAAGTTATGCAGAATCTCTAAAAGAAACCCAGTCAATTTGCTCAAAGCTTTCTATAATTTATGTAGGTATAAATTCATGAGTTTCCATGTATATGATaccaataatatgatattttactGTGTTAGGATTTATATGTAATAATCTTTGTCCCTAGATAATTACAATTTTTTCCTCAGGCACTATCTTTGCATATGGTGTGACAAGTAGTGGGAAGACGCACAATATGCACGTAAGTAACATTTCAATGTTTAAGATTACATTATTTTTGTTTGAGTAGCTTCTTTTCTTGGTCATGTTTACAGTGTATACTATATTTTACATTGATTATCATTAGTCTGAGTCCCACATACTACAACACTGAATACATTAGTAGCTAATTTTGAGTGAATACATTTAACTAGGACAGTGGTTGCTCTTAGGTGTTGAGTAATTTATTGCTTGTGTATGCTAATTGTTCTCATCACAGGGTGATCAGAGGTCACCAGGAATTATACCATTGGCTGTCAAGGACACTTTCAGTATCATCCAGGAGGTGATATATATGATCTAACTACTTTTTCCAGCAAGATTAGCTGTTTTTATTCAGTTATGAGTTATAACATGTTAAAAATACTGCAGACACCAAGTCGTGAATATATGCTTCGCGTCTCATATCTTGAAATCTATAATGAGGTGAGATTCTGGTCTGTGTTATATTTTCTGGAAGTGATTCATCTTAATGTCTGTGCATGAACTCCCTTAACTTTTCATATTCAGTAATGCTAATAgtctcattttcttttttaactgAAAAAAACTTTTGCATTGAACAAGAGCTTGCTTTTCATTCTCTGTTAAATTTTACCTTGTCTTTTTATTACACGTCACTACCAttatgtgtttatattattttttttgaagttcTGTAATCATGTGATTAACTCAAGTATTACCTTAAAAAATTCTAGCATTGAGCTTATGTAATTTATTGTGTATGATTCTTCATGCTATgagcaactccaacaacatCCTAGTGGGTTCCCTATATAATATCCAATTCTTAGTAAGTTAGGACATCATATTGAAtgacaactccaacaattgTCCCTATTTGTGTTCCCTATTATCATAATATTAGATTCAAAATCTATTAGGAAAGAAATATTGTATAAAAGGTGGGAAAGAGTGTGAAAAGAGAGGGAAGTCAATAATTTGTTCGTAAAAACAAAATGAGGAATTGTTAGCCATTACCTTGAGGAATGAAAGGAGGATCATAACTTCTTAGGGAAGGCTATGATGTTTTGCATCATATTTATAGCTTAGGACATTACATAGCTAATCTCTTGGATGCTCTTAGCCAGCCACTCTTATAAGGATGTCATTCTTATATTGTGTATGGTGCATGTTATATATGGGCAAAGGTTTTCAATGTAAgttacatatttaaaaattcttacaTTGATTATATGTAATGAATTTAAGTTAGTATTTGGTAGTTACACTTTAATGATGCAAAAGAagtatatttcatattttgaaGTTGATTTCTGGACTGATGTTGCGCAGGTTCTGGACTGATGTTGTGCATCTGATCGATAATCAGGGTCCTTTTTACTCTCTACATTTCCATTCATCTTTCTGCcttggggtttagggtttttttcTTTCTATATATATCATTGTATGTATTTGTTTTGAGCAACAAGTGATTTGTTGTCTGAGGGACAAGTGTTCTCG
This region includes:
- the LOC108210201 gene encoding kinesin-like protein KIN-7C, mitochondrial isoform X3; translation: MRTVKLLCEAGIIHGLHMAYAYGTIFAYGVTSSGKTHNMHGDQRSPGIIPLAVKDTFSIIQETPSREYMLRVSYLEIYNEVLD
- the LOC108210201 gene encoding kinesin-like protein KIN-7K, chloroplastic isoform X1, translating into MRTVKLLCEAGIIHGLHMAYAYDKVFGPTTTTCQVYDVAAQHVIYGAMEGLNGTIFAYGVTSSGKTHNMHGDQRSPGIIPLAVKDTFSIIQETPSREYMLRVSYLEIYNEVLD
- the LOC108210201 gene encoding kinesin-like protein KIN-7K, chloroplastic isoform X2, whose amino-acid sequence is MRTVKLLCEAGIIHGLHMAYAYDKVFGPTTTTCQVYDVAAQHVIYGAMEGLNGTIFAYGVTSSGKTHNMHGDQRSPGIIPLAVKDTFSIIQEVLD